In Actinomycetota bacterium, a genomic segment contains:
- a CDS encoding NAD kinase — MSWNVSKPRIACVASSAAAARAAQAELAARYDLVDPGDCEVIVALGGDGLLLHTIHEHLQLGRPIFGMNRGTVGFLMNQYRPDDLVARVAAASPITIHPLRMAATHADGRRSRALAFNEVAVTRLSAHSANLRLSIDGVERMPVFMGDGLIVATPAGSTAYNLSAHGPIIPLGSNLLAVTP; from the coding sequence TTGTCCTGGAATGTATCCAAGCCGCGCATCGCCTGCGTCGCGTCGAGCGCGGCAGCGGCGCGGGCGGCCCAGGCCGAGCTCGCGGCCCGCTACGACCTGGTCGACCCCGGCGACTGCGAGGTCATCGTGGCCCTCGGCGGCGACGGCCTGCTCCTGCACACCATCCACGAGCACCTGCAGCTCGGTCGGCCGATCTTTGGGATGAACCGCGGGACCGTTGGATTCCTTATGAACCAGTACCGGCCCGACGACCTGGTTGCACGCGTCGCCGCCGCCAGCCCGATCACCATCCATCCGCTGCGGATGGCGGCGACCCACGCCGACGGACGCAGGTCGCGGGCCCTTGCCTTCAACGAGGTCGCCGTGACCCGCCTGTCCGCCCACTCGGCCAATCTCCGTCTGTCGATCGACGGGGTTGAGCGGATGCCCGTGTTCATGGGTGACGGACTGATCGTGGCCACCCCGGCCGGCAGCACCGCCTACAACCTCTCGGCCCACGGGCCGATCATCCCGCTCGGCTCCAACCTGCTCGCCGTCACCCC
- a CDS encoding nuclear transport factor 2 family protein: protein MAHPNEDLVRRGYEAFAKGDMATLRELFDPEIVWHFPGRSVLAGDHRGVDAVLGFFGKTMELTAGTFRVEVHDVVADDQHTVGLHLATGEREGRTLEDREVLVFHIRDGKVVEAWQYLENQYTYDEFFS, encoded by the coding sequence ATGGCACACCCGAACGAGGATCTTGTCCGCCGGGGCTACGAGGCGTTCGCCAAGGGCGACATGGCGACCCTGCGCGAGCTGTTCGACCCTGAGATTGTCTGGCACTTCCCGGGCCGCAGCGTGCTGGCCGGCGACCACCGCGGCGTCGACGCGGTCCTGGGGTTCTTCGGAAAGACGATGGAGCTGACGGCCGGCACCTTCCGGGTAGAGGTGCATGACGTGGTGGCCGACGACCAGCACACCGTCGGCCTGCACCTGGCCACCGGCGAGCGTGAGGGCCGGACGCTGGAGGACCGCGAGGTCCTGGTGTTCCACATCCGCGACGGCAAGGTCGTTGAGGCCTGGCAGTACCTCGAGAACCAGTACACCTACGACGAGTTCTTCTCCTAG
- a CDS encoding DUF1622 domain-containing protein, which produces MGFEQTMDAIARGVEIIGIVTLVLGLAAALVRAGLALTGGQGVEEAYRIVRTVFGRSILLGLEFLVAADIIRTVAVQPSLENVAVLGLIVLIRTFLSFSLEVEIDGRWPWQHAVLGRTAPLPASRNSSEPGEE; this is translated from the coding sequence ATGGGCTTCGAGCAGACGATGGACGCCATCGCCAGAGGCGTCGAGATCATTGGGATCGTGACGCTCGTGCTGGGCTTGGCGGCGGCCCTTGTCCGCGCTGGGCTGGCCTTGACCGGCGGCCAGGGTGTGGAGGAGGCCTACCGGATCGTCCGGACGGTCTTTGGACGGAGCATTCTGCTAGGGCTGGAGTTCCTGGTCGCGGCCGACATCATCAGGACCGTGGCCGTCCAGCCTTCACTTGAGAACGTGGCAGTCCTCGGGCTCATCGTGCTCATCCGGACGTTCCTGAGTTTCTCGCTGGAGGTGGAGATCGACGGGCGCTGGCCCTGGCAGCATGCTGTCCTCGGACGGACAGCACCGTTACCCGCTTCACGCAACTCCAGCGAACCGGGAGAGGAGTGA
- a CDS encoding magnesium transporter CorA family protein codes for MRHTRLYRQGELEAKDFPAAQISDYLQQPDTVVWLDLCEPDQQDLEVISQEFGLHPLAVEDATQQHERPKLDRYQDHAFLTAYAVSLDHDTGRLTTSELAAFITLRALITVRKDPRFDIEGVVARWDGSADLAGHGVGFLLWGLLDTVVDGHFAVVQQLDEAMEGLEDLLFDERPHGAEVQRRSFELRKSLVVLRRVVLPMREVVNTLLRRDLKLVDEAMGPYFQDVYDHVLRATEWTESLRDLVSTILETNLTIQGNRLNSIMKKVTSWAAIIAVPTAVTGFYGMNVPYPGFAQPSGFVASVVLLVVLSGGLYLLFKRLDWL; via the coding sequence ATGCGTCACACCCGGCTGTACCGACAGGGGGAGCTGGAGGCCAAGGACTTCCCGGCCGCCCAGATCTCCGACTACCTCCAGCAGCCGGACACGGTCGTCTGGCTGGACCTGTGCGAGCCCGACCAGCAGGACCTGGAGGTCATCTCCCAGGAGTTCGGGCTCCACCCCCTGGCGGTCGAGGACGCCACCCAGCAGCACGAGCGGCCCAAGCTGGACCGCTACCAGGACCACGCGTTCCTCACCGCCTACGCCGTCAGCCTGGATCACGACACCGGCCGGCTCACAACCAGCGAGCTGGCCGCGTTCATTACCCTCCGGGCGCTCATCACCGTCCGCAAGGACCCTCGGTTCGACATCGAGGGGGTGGTGGCCCGCTGGGACGGCTCGGCCGACCTGGCCGGCCACGGCGTCGGGTTCTTGCTGTGGGGGCTGCTCGACACTGTCGTCGACGGGCACTTCGCCGTCGTGCAGCAGCTGGATGAGGCCATGGAGGGCCTGGAGGACCTGCTGTTCGACGAGCGGCCCCATGGTGCTGAGGTGCAGCGCCGCTCCTTTGAGCTACGCAAGTCGCTGGTGGTGTTGCGCCGGGTCGTGCTGCCGATGCGCGAGGTCGTCAACACGTTGCTCCGCCGGGATCTGAAGCTGGTTGATGAGGCCATGGGCCCGTACTTCCAGGATGTCTATGACCATGTGCTGCGGGCCACGGAGTGGACCGAGTCCCTGCGGGACCTGGTCTCCACCATCTTGGAGACCAACCTCACCATCCAGGGCAACCGGCTGAACTCGATCATGAAGAAGGTCACCAGCTGGGCAGCCATCATCGCGGTGCCGACCGCGGTGACCGGGTTCTACGGCATGAACGTCCCCTACCCCGGGTTCGCCCAGCCCTCCGGGTTCGTCGCCTCGGTCGTGCTGTTGGTGGTCCTGTCCGGCGGCCTGTACCTGCTCTTCAAACGCCTCGACTGGCTCTGA
- a CDS encoding group 1 truncated hemoglobin, whose amino-acid sequence MTEPTLYERLGGAFAIAAVVDHFSDAVVQNPIVGQKSENPDLREWHTNNLGRLPGLKFMRTLWVCDISGGPQQYVATVPGSTPLGLEEAHRKLKISPAEFDEVAAELARTLDVFKVPEREKGEVLGAFAAHKDEVTRGYTQ is encoded by the coding sequence ATGACGGAACCGACCCTTTACGAGCGGCTCGGTGGCGCATTCGCCATCGCTGCGGTGGTTGACCACTTCAGCGACGCTGTCGTGCAAAACCCGATCGTCGGCCAGAAGTCGGAGAACCCCGACCTCCGCGAGTGGCACACCAACAATCTGGGCAGACTGCCGGGCCTCAAGTTCATGCGCACCTTGTGGGTCTGCGACATTTCCGGTGGCCCTCAGCAATACGTCGCCACGGTACCGGGCAGCACGCCGCTCGGCTTGGAGGAAGCGCACCGCAAGCTGAAGATCTCGCCCGCCGAGTTCGACGAAGTCGCGGCTGAGCTCGCGCGAACGCTTGACGTCTTCAAGGTGCCCGAGCGGGAGAAGGGGGAGGTTCTGGGCGCATTCGCCGCACACAAAGACGAGGTGACCCGGGGATACACCCAGTAG